In Candidatus Rokuibacteriota bacterium, the genomic window GAGAGCACTCCGCTTCTACTCCGGTGAGGATCCCCCCTTGCGCTCGCTGTGAAGGCGTCCTTTCCGTCTTTAGAGCAGGTTCGGACTAAGTGACACTGATTCGAACTTACCTCGGGATGTGGGTTACACGCAGAACCAGGGAAACTACAGCTTCTCAATTAAGTCCTCGGTGTTCTCGTCATGAGCTTGAAGGGGGTCTCGCCAATGAATGGTCAGCGTTGGCTCCTCCCCTCCGAGCACCTTGAGGGAACTCCAGTCTGCTCGGTACTCTTTGCCGCTGAGGCGCAGCCGTCGGATGCACTCGCCCCGCAGTCGTGCCCGGGTCGTCTGGGGCGGGAGGTGCATGGCCCGCTCGACCGCCGCGTCGGTCGTGATCCGCTCGACCATCCCGAGAGAGACAAGGCGATGATACACGCTTCGATCGGATCTCATGTCGTGGTACTGCAGATCGAGGAGCGATAGGCGGGGGTCGTTCCAGGAGATTCCATGCCGATCCATCAGATTCGTCATCAAGCGGAGCTTGATGACCCAGTCGACCTCCCGGTCGAGGAGGAGCGGTTCGTGCTCGAGCCGCTCGATGGTGCGCGTCCACCTGCCCAGGATGTCTCTCCGCTGGGAGTCACAACCAGAGGACTGCGCGTACCGGAGAGCCCGCTCCAGGTACTCGTTCTGGATCTCGAGCGCGGTCAGGAGGCGGCCGTCCTTGAGCTTGACGGTCGCGCGCAGGGTCGGATCACGGGAGATGGTCCGCAACGCATCGACGGGGGCATGCAGTGAATAGTCGCTGTTGAGCCAGCCGTCCTCGATCATGTCGATGACGAGGGCGGTTGTCCCGACCTTCAGGTAGGTCGTGACCTCGGACATGTTGGAATCGCCGAGAATCAAGTGCAGGCGCCGGTACCTGCTGGAGTCCGCGAGGGTCTCGTCGCGCGTGTTGATGATGGCCCTCGCGGTCGTGGTTCCCCCTGACATCTCCTGGCAGATATGCTGCGCGCGCTGACTGAGGCAGAACTGGGACCCCCTGATCGTTCGCAGGACTTTGCCGGCGCCGGTGAATACTTGGCGGGTCACGAGGAAGGGGATGAGGCCAGCGGCAAGGCACTCGAGGGCGACGTCACGGCGAGTCAAATAGTTCTCGTGGCAGCCGTACGAGTTCCCGACCGAATCCGTGTTGTTTTTGAAGGCAAGGACGGATCCCGTGAACCCCTCCTCGTGGATGAGGCGGCCGGCCCGGAGCAGGAGGTCTGCGACGATGCGCTCGCCGGCCTTATCGTGAGCGACCAGCTCGGCGACCTGGTCGGCTTCGGGGGTGGCGTATTCGGGGTGAAACCCGCTGTCGAGATAGAAGCGGCCGCCGTTCTCGAGAAATACA contains:
- a CDS encoding proteasome accessory factor PafA2 family protein, with the translated sequence MRRVFGLETEYGFFCRVNGGRLPSRENIISYLFNQTVPGARKGNVFLENGGRFYLDSGFHPEYATPEADQVAELVAHDKAGERIVADLLLRAGRLIHEEGFTGSVLAFKNNTDSVGNSYGCHENYLTRRDVALECLAAGLIPFLVTRQVFTGAGKVLRTIRGSQFCLSQRAQHICQEMSGGTTTARAIINTRDETLADSSRYRRLHLILGDSNMSEVTTYLKVGTTALVIDMIEDGWLNSDYSLHAPVDALRTISRDPTLRATVKLKDGRLLTALEIQNEYLERALRYAQSSGCDSQRRDILGRWTRTIERLEHEPLLLDREVDWVIKLRLMTNLMDRHGISWNDPRLSLLDLQYHDMRSDRSVYHRLVSLGMVERITTDAAVERAMHLPPQTTRARLRGECIRRLRLSGKEYRADWSSLKVLGGEEPTLTIHWRDPLQAHDENTEDLIEKL